From a region of the Syngnathoides biaculeatus isolate LvHL_M chromosome 2, ASM1980259v1, whole genome shotgun sequence genome:
- the si:dkey-65l23.2 gene encoding uncharacterized protein si:dkey-65l23.2 isoform X2: MWARAVWIEGNVEEEAVVPLCWIDTSEEILYWPKLNERTALKKKQKPVKGNKWWEFKLLQIKFTSVKYDECDDYEITTTVKDKTVNEAEDAQKRNLKKRTLEDWSLKESSEDEESTSHNCQALLQSLSKATLAGPPKKKHFHLDCAPKNPRTPKMEDSDSDASSVISQQDHQSSGTVGSRSPRRTLRHSKPSHPPSTSSLPHSSKESWPMLEARFQEKVLMLLTEIRDTVRHRGRRAAQEEEINIVQIRSLADFIVLEQKVTEDPSASAKLKSQMLIVGGVTLKENTKRILTRLLTNEVMSGMNFQGKRGKFGFGLTTTYQILQECVLTNHEGTLSDVQSAVTSCLKYAPDRFGGSGRKLLREEPSWGLI, translated from the exons ATGTGGGCCAGAGCAGTGTGGATTGAAGGAAATGTGGAAGAAGAGGCAGTTGTGCCATTGTGCTGGATTGACACATCAGAAGAAATCTTGTACTGGCCAAAGTTGAACGAGCGAACCGCACTGAAGAAGAAACAGAAGCCAGTAAAGGGCAACAAATGGTGGGAGTTCAAACTCCTCCAAATAAAGTTCACATCGG TCAAGTATGATGAATGTGACGACTACGAGATCACAACTACTGTGAAGGATAAAACTGTAAATGAAGCTGAGGATGCCCAGAAGAGGAACCTCAAGAAGAGAACCTTAGAAGATT GGAGTCTGAAAGAATCGTCAGAAGATGAGGAGAGCACATCACACAATTGTCAAGCTCTGCTCCAGAGTCTAA GCAAAGCTACCTTGGCAGGTCCTccgaagaaaaaacattttcatcttgatTGTG ctccaaaaaaccCCAGAACACCTAAAATGGAGGATTCCGACAGTGATGCCAGTTCTGTAATTTCCCAGCAAGACCAtcaaa GCAGTGGAACAGTTGGTTCACGGTCACCACGAAGAACCCTGAGACATTCAAAACCAAGCCATCCACCATCAACCTCGAGCCTCCCCCATTCCTCCAAAGAGAGTTGGCCCATGTTAGAAGCAA GGTTCCAGGAAAAAGTGCTGATGCTGCTTACTGAGATAAGAGACACCGTCAGGCATCGAGGCCGTAGGGCAGCACAAGAAGAGGAAATCAACATTGTACAGATACGATCTCTGGCCGACTTTATTGTCCTTGAACAGAAGGTGACGGAAGACCCTTCTGCTTCTGCAAAACTG AAATCCCAAATGTTGATAGTTGGAGGGGTAACCCTCAAGGAAAATACCAAACGGATCCTGACGAG ACTTCTCACAAATGAGGTCATGTCAGGGATGAACTTTCAAGGCAAGCGAGGAAAGTTCGGATTTGGGCTTACCACAACATATCAGATTTTACAAG AATGTGTCTTGACAAACCACGAGGGCACCCTGAGTGACGTACAAAGTGCGGTCACGTCTTGCCTAAAATATGCGCCTGACAGATTCGGTGGCAGTGGCAGGAAACTGCTACGAGAGGAACCCAGTTGGGGGTTAATttaa
- the si:dkey-65l23.2 gene encoding uncharacterized protein si:dkey-65l23.2 isoform X1: MRYIKMWARAVWIEGNVEEEAVVPLCWIDTSEEILYWPKLNERTALKKKQKPVKGNKWWEFKLLQIKFTSVKYDECDDYEITTTVKDKTVNEAEDAQKRNLKKRTLEDWSLKESSEDEESTSHNCQALLQSLSKATLAGPPKKKHFHLDCAPKNPRTPKMEDSDSDASSVISQQDHQSSGTVGSRSPRRTLRHSKPSHPPSTSSLPHSSKESWPMLEARFQEKVLMLLTEIRDTVRHRGRRAAQEEEINIVQIRSLADFIVLEQKVTEDPSASAKLKSQMLIVGGVTLKENTKRILTRLLTNEVMSGMNFQGKRGKFGFGLTTTYQILQECVLTNHEGTLSDVQSAVTSCLKYAPDRFGGSGRKLLREEPSWGLI, from the exons Atg CGTTACATCAAGATGTGGGCCAGAGCAGTGTGGATTGAAGGAAATGTGGAAGAAGAGGCAGTTGTGCCATTGTGCTGGATTGACACATCAGAAGAAATCTTGTACTGGCCAAAGTTGAACGAGCGAACCGCACTGAAGAAGAAACAGAAGCCAGTAAAGGGCAACAAATGGTGGGAGTTCAAACTCCTCCAAATAAAGTTCACATCGG TCAAGTATGATGAATGTGACGACTACGAGATCACAACTACTGTGAAGGATAAAACTGTAAATGAAGCTGAGGATGCCCAGAAGAGGAACCTCAAGAAGAGAACCTTAGAAGATT GGAGTCTGAAAGAATCGTCAGAAGATGAGGAGAGCACATCACACAATTGTCAAGCTCTGCTCCAGAGTCTAA GCAAAGCTACCTTGGCAGGTCCTccgaagaaaaaacattttcatcttgatTGTG ctccaaaaaaccCCAGAACACCTAAAATGGAGGATTCCGACAGTGATGCCAGTTCTGTAATTTCCCAGCAAGACCAtcaaa GCAGTGGAACAGTTGGTTCACGGTCACCACGAAGAACCCTGAGACATTCAAAACCAAGCCATCCACCATCAACCTCGAGCCTCCCCCATTCCTCCAAAGAGAGTTGGCCCATGTTAGAAGCAA GGTTCCAGGAAAAAGTGCTGATGCTGCTTACTGAGATAAGAGACACCGTCAGGCATCGAGGCCGTAGGGCAGCACAAGAAGAGGAAATCAACATTGTACAGATACGATCTCTGGCCGACTTTATTGTCCTTGAACAGAAGGTGACGGAAGACCCTTCTGCTTCTGCAAAACTG AAATCCCAAATGTTGATAGTTGGAGGGGTAACCCTCAAGGAAAATACCAAACGGATCCTGACGAG ACTTCTCACAAATGAGGTCATGTCAGGGATGAACTTTCAAGGCAAGCGAGGAAAGTTCGGATTTGGGCTTACCACAACATATCAGATTTTACAAG AATGTGTCTTGACAAACCACGAGGGCACCCTGAGTGACGTACAAAGTGCGGTCACGTCTTGCCTAAAATATGCGCCTGACAGATTCGGTGGCAGTGGCAGGAAACTGCTACGAGAGGAACCCAGTTGGGGGTTAATttaa